One region of Faecalibacter bovis genomic DNA includes:
- a CDS encoding glycosyltransferase family 2 protein, with amino-acid sequence MLDLSIVTINFNTSNATIACVKSIIEKTTLLNYEIVVIDNASERDDYLNLENEIKNLNLENLKLVRSNLNTGFGTGNMIGYAETSPSKYVTFINNDVELIDDCFSVLKQYLDQNPDVGVVSPQSVNEQLDFVPTIDHFASWQREIFTRKILEIVNPKRFPKRKKSYTKPIEADFIAGSFMFLRREDFDTIGGFDQNIFLYYEETDLSRRLKAIGKKTVLIPTIQYKHFHGLSTKKSIAIKLEQKLSLIYVVNKHQGWLASKVLLIYFGIKYFFSTLVSPKKWPLFKATLVGMPMFLSLKHKQKIKEI; translated from the coding sequence ATGTTAGATTTAAGCATCGTAACGATAAATTTTAATACAAGCAACGCTACAATTGCCTGCGTAAAAAGTATTATAGAAAAAACAACATTACTTAATTACGAAATTGTAGTTATTGATAATGCTTCTGAAAGAGATGATTATCTAAATTTAGAAAATGAAATCAAAAATCTAAATTTAGAGAATCTAAAATTAGTTCGTAGTAATTTGAACACAGGCTTTGGGACTGGTAATATGATTGGATATGCCGAAACTTCGCCAAGTAAATATGTTACTTTTATAAATAATGATGTTGAATTAATTGATGATTGTTTTTCGGTTTTAAAGCAATATTTAGATCAAAATCCTGATGTTGGAGTTGTTTCTCCACAATCAGTGAATGAACAATTAGATTTTGTGCCTACAATTGATCATTTTGCATCTTGGCAACGTGAAATTTTTACCAGAAAAATTCTAGAAATTGTAAATCCTAAAAGATTTCCAAAACGTAAAAAAAGTTACACAAAACCTATAGAAGCCGATTTTATTGCAGGTTCGTTTATGTTTTTACGCCGCGAAGATTTTGATACAATCGGAGGCTTTGATCAAAATATTTTCTTGTATTATGAAGAAACAGATTTATCTCGCCGACTAAAAGCTATTGGCAAAAAAACAGTTTTGATTCCAACGATTCAATACAAGCATTTCCATGGATTAAGTACAAAAAAATCCATAGCAATTAAATTAGAGCAAAAGCTTTCATTAATATATGTCGTAAACAAGCATCAAGGTTGGCTAGCTTCAAAAGTTTTATTGATTTATTTCGGTATTAAATACTTTTTCTCAACTTTAGTTAGTCCAAAAAAATGGCCTTTGTTTAAAGCAACGTTAGTAGGAATGCCAATGTTTTTATCTCTAAAACATAAGCAAAAAATAAAGGAAATCTAA
- a CDS encoding L-threonylcarbamoyladenylate synthase translates to MSNIHEIVEQLNEGKTMLYPTDTILGIGCSAKNEEAIQKIFDIKNRPSSKSLIILVDSPKMLQDIVEVPELAWDLMDFNEKPITIIYDNPKGLPKSLIAEDNTIAIRLTDDLLCKKIIGRLKAPIVSTSANLSGEASPKIFSEVNPAIVEGVDIVLNECKTFDPQFTASTIIKLGLDNQVKVIRE, encoded by the coding sequence ATGTCTAATATTCACGAAATCGTAGAACAATTAAACGAAGGAAAAACAATGCTATATCCTACTGATACTATTTTAGGTATTGGATGTAGTGCAAAAAACGAAGAAGCAATTCAAAAGATTTTTGATATCAAAAATAGGCCTTCGTCTAAGTCATTAATCATTTTGGTTGATTCTCCTAAAATGTTACAAGATATTGTTGAGGTTCCTGAATTAGCTTGGGATTTAATGGATTTTAATGAAAAACCAATAACAATAATATATGATAACCCAAAAGGGTTACCTAAATCTTTAATTGCAGAAGATAATACCATCGCAATTCGTTTAACAGACGATTTGTTATGTAAAAAAATTATCGGTCGATTAAAAGCGCCAATTGTTTCTACTTCAGCAAATCTTTCTGGTGAAGCTTCGCCAAAAATATTTTCAGAAGTGAATCCGGCAATTGTAGAAGGAGTTGATATCGTTTTAAATGAATGCAAAACCTTTGATCCTCAGTTTACTGCATCTACCATAATAAAATTAGGGTTAGATAATCAAGTAAAAGTAATAAGAGAGTAG
- a CDS encoding CCA tRNA nucleotidyltransferase — translation MKIQEAVTLPLFKNVCEVADQINQETYVVGGFVRDYLLGREQKKDIDFVTVGNGILLAKELSKSLGNTSQVSVFKRFGTAMFRYNDIELEFVGARKESYSEDSRKPHVEDGSLEDDQKRRDFTINTLAISMNKETFGDLIDPFNGVEDLRNGIIRTPLDPNITYSDDPLRMMRAIRFAAQLNFVIEEKSFQAIIDNASRLEIVSFERVMDEFQKIMMTDKPSFGLSLLEKAGLLQYILPELTALKGIEEVEGQRHKDNFYHTLEVVDNISLYTDNIWLRWAALLHDIGKAVTKRFDKKVGWTFHSHEFVGSKMVVKLFRRLKLPLGPQMKYVQKLVMMSSRPIAVVDEDATDSALRRLLFDAGEDFEDLIKLCKADITTKNERKQKRFKQNFELVEEKIKDVEERDRVRNFQPPISGEQIMEMFGLTPCKEVGIIKNAIKEAILEGEVENNYNSAYNYVVDLGKKLNLELKNS, via the coding sequence ATGAAAATCCAAGAAGCTGTAACATTACCATTATTTAAAAACGTATGTGAAGTTGCTGATCAAATAAATCAGGAAACATATGTTGTAGGTGGTTTTGTGCGCGATTACTTATTAGGAAGGGAACAAAAAAAGGATATTGATTTTGTTACGGTTGGTAATGGAATATTATTGGCCAAAGAATTATCAAAATCTTTAGGTAATACATCACAAGTTTCAGTATTTAAACGTTTCGGAACAGCAATGTTTCGTTATAATGATATAGAATTAGAATTTGTTGGTGCAAGAAAAGAAAGTTATTCAGAAGATAGTAGAAAGCCTCATGTAGAAGATGGTTCATTAGAAGACGACCAAAAACGTCGTGATTTTACCATCAATACATTAGCTATTTCTATGAATAAAGAAACATTTGGAGATTTAATTGATCCATTTAATGGAGTAGAAGATTTAAGAAATGGAATTATTCGTACACCATTAGATCCAAATATTACATATTCTGACGATCCATTACGTATGATGCGCGCAATTCGATTTGCGGCTCAATTAAATTTCGTGATCGAAGAAAAATCTTTTCAAGCAATCATTGATAATGCATCTCGTTTAGAAATTGTTTCTTTTGAACGTGTGATGGACGAGTTTCAAAAAATAATGATGACTGATAAACCTTCTTTCGGTTTAAGTTTATTAGAGAAAGCTGGTTTATTACAATATATTTTGCCTGAATTAACTGCTTTAAAAGGAATTGAAGAAGTTGAAGGTCAAAGACATAAAGATAATTTTTATCATACCTTAGAAGTGGTAGATAACATATCATTATATACAGATAACATTTGGTTACGTTGGGCAGCTTTATTGCATGATATTGGTAAAGCAGTAACTAAAAGATTCGATAAAAAAGTTGGATGGACATTCCATTCGCACGAATTTGTTGGTTCAAAAATGGTAGTTAAACTGTTTAGAAGACTAAAATTACCATTAGGACCACAAATGAAATATGTTCAGAAATTGGTAATGATGAGTTCAAGACCAATTGCAGTTGTGGATGAAGACGCTACAGATTCTGCATTAAGAAGGTTGTTGTTTGACGCTGGAGAAGATTTTGAAGATTTAATCAAACTTTGTAAAGCAGATATTACAACGAAAAACGAACGTAAACAAAAACGATTCAAACAAAATTTTGAATTAGTTGAAGAAAAGATAAAAGACGTCGAAGAACGTGATCGTGTTCGTAATTTTCAACCACCAATTTCAGGTGAGCAAATTATGGAAATGTTTGGATTAACGCCTTGTAAAGAGGTAGGAATAATTAAAAACGCCATAAAAGAAGCTATCTTAGAAGGTGAAGTAGAAAATAATTATAATTCTGCATATAATTATGTTGTAGATTTAGGAAAAAAGTTAAATTTGGAATTGAAAAATAGTTAA
- a CDS encoding plasmid pRiA4b ORF-3 family protein: MIYKIRVFLDAKEDVFRDIEIKEKQTLFTLYKGIISAFSLQGEELASFYEIDEDGVELKEIPLEDMSDDGTDETMADFYIKEVFKLQGDRIKFVYDFMEMWTFVAELISIEDKPAVLNYPLTVYRFGSMPLKAPKREIDIIDLEGDEDIDFAEDAGLNDLQIDEDLDLEDL, from the coding sequence GTGATATATAAAATTCGTGTTTTCCTTGATGCAAAGGAGGATGTTTTCAGGGATATTGAAATTAAAGAAAAGCAAACATTATTTACTTTATACAAAGGTATTATTAGTGCTTTTAGTTTACAAGGTGAAGAGTTAGCATCTTTTTACGAAATTGACGAAGATGGTGTAGAATTAAAAGAAATTCCATTAGAGGACATGTCTGATGACGGTACTGACGAAACAATGGCAGATTTCTACATTAAAGAGGTTTTCAAATTACAAGGAGATCGTATCAAATTTGTTTACGATTTTATGGAAATGTGGACTTTTGTTGCTGAATTAATTTCAATCGAAGATAAACCAGCAGTTTTAAATTATCCTTTAACTGTTTACCGTTTTGGGTCTATGCCATTAAAAGCGCCTAAACGTGAAATTGATATTATCGATTTAGAAGGTGATGAAGATATTGATTTTGCTGAAGATGCAGGATTAAACGACTTACAAATCGATGAAGATCTTGACTTAGAAGATTTATAA
- a CDS encoding alpha-2-macroglobulin family protein: protein MRSYYIFLTLLFPFFAMAQNQQLDKLWKEVDQSMNNGQFKSLEPNVLKIKSLAQSQKDDANYIKALFYEAKIKIATMENTDDVNFVIETFAKEINGKSKIRDAVVQMYLAKLYFLYFQENEYKINSRTSLENASSEDIRFWDFNAFEKRIEELYQKAIQPKKELIQENLSNWAPLIDDNNSFEKGRDLTPTLYDVIVHEYISYLDHGFNFSISDENDKKANQYNQELAEFNIQKGEFNAFLYNQHEQLVRLESSITQEEFNKEINQLASIYEKDAWYSAVIYSAIVERLMHEDELKKGSYNKIFEIEQKLKKLYPNSDQTKYVLAQADKIRAKEFRINSEQYLLPNENIPVNIFHKNVDQLYVRVYKYKTSFYEKDAIHLESYHSSTLKNVEKYLKGLTPVDEYTIDIKSFDDYQTHSSVYKLNPLASGNYIVLISTDKLFDVNKKDETKFMLLSASNYMINSIQNKFYVLDRKSGKPIKNQEIEYVNLNNSSNQPNKIITDDLGRVKIDGYNQYHNLKVKVKGDDLIYNFYLYNSNNIKGDQAVNTAKILTDRAIYRPSQTIYYKSILYKTINKESEVIPNTPITIILNDVNGKEVAKTTGQTNEFGSFNGSFQIPASGLTGNFQIYVYSSDQSIRGNQWVRVEEYKRPKFEVKVDDQKGIYKIDDLIEVTGKAEAFSGASIDQAVVKYNITRQELFTYWPWYRSIPYGRSYKEVMAFGEIKTDAEGKFNFNFIAKPKEQRKDVDRLYNYTIEVSVTDINGETQSTTSNVKVGDKRLVLSFDLNERITIKDVESFNISIKNVNDVKQEGKGKVEVYRLKSPDRVLKSNSWETSYNYYTEKQFNQLFPTYSYASNDIPKNWELGEKIAEHSYDTSISSKVSFNNLKNLEEGYYVIKGFVMDGNDKVENEQIVFIANPKKPNKYTLITASTDKSSYKVGEEVKITFQSPIKDVFVFYSINENNQSIREGVLDLKHAKTVKFNVSKEHLGGTALSYFVVNNNDFKTDKVDVAVPMESKDLKITTSVIRDKLTPGSLEKWQIKITGDQKDKFSSEVLAAMYDASLDQFVKHSLNFNPNIYRTNYVSNYFSQMNTGINSTFSNSINSIWDNEIGGLYHAHGLNFKVFNFGFNRNYISYNRENVYHDAVLTAGVAMNKAEVYPEAKSLRQKDYAEAKKEDITLNEVSVVDEPKLDQVQARKVLNETAFFYPNLMTDKDGNVIIEFTAPESLTEWKFMTLAHTKDLKIGYLEQRVKTQKELMVVPNAPRFLREGDQVAISTKINNLSDKVLNGSAKLMLFDPFTNEPIDSKFKLNQPTQNFNVAKGNSDQVTWILDVPKNIQAVVYRVVAVAGDFSDGEESALPILTNRMLVTETMPIYIKENQNKTFNFKNLEQNKSETLDHFKLTFEMTVNPIWNAIFALPYLREYPYECAEQVFSRLYGNMVSEKIINSNPKIKAVFDQWNAKGDLKSKLQVNEELKNIILEETPWVRSAENEETQMKQIATLFQMNQMQNEMKSAFEKLSAKQQANGAFAWFEGGNPNEYITTHIVAGFGNLKKMNVNFNSMGIQPINLVGNAIQYMDQENLKRYNEFKKDLKSFKNIIYSDGIHYLYARSFFLDQFPMDKNLEEMKNVMLKNLNEKKLDLSLQQKAIAALVLKRFGMESAAKQVLISTRETAVLSDEMGMYWKNNQPGWFWYNAPVETQAMLIEAYDEVLNDVKSVEEMKVWLIKNKQTNQWNSTKATTKAVYALMNTGKSWIDAEKGINVKIGNENFDIEKNSQAGSGYVKTIWNSDEIKPELGKVEVSKTSPGVAYGAMYWQYFEDLDQIKSAETGIKFNKKLYVKSNSANGPVLREITSQTPIKIGDVVTVRLEISIDRNMEFVHIKDMRASGFEPVNVLSGYKWKGEFGYYESTRDASTNFFADFMRKGTYVFEYDLKANNAGNFSNGITSMQNMYAPELSAQSEGIRVEIKN from the coding sequence ATGAGAAGCTACTATATATTTTTAACGCTATTATTCCCATTTTTTGCTATGGCCCAAAACCAACAATTAGATAAATTATGGAAAGAAGTTGACCAGTCTATGAACAACGGTCAATTCAAATCATTAGAACCAAATGTTCTTAAAATAAAATCTCTTGCACAGTCGCAAAAGGACGATGCCAATTACATCAAAGCATTATTTTACGAAGCTAAAATTAAGATAGCTACAATGGAAAATACAGATGATGTAAATTTTGTGATTGAAACATTTGCCAAGGAAATTAACGGAAAATCAAAAATTAGAGATGCAGTTGTACAAATGTATTTGGCCAAATTGTATTTTTTATATTTTCAGGAAAACGAATACAAAATAAATAGTAGAACTTCGTTAGAGAACGCTTCATCTGAAGATATTCGTTTTTGGGATTTTAATGCGTTTGAAAAAAGAATTGAAGAATTATACCAAAAAGCAATTCAACCAAAGAAAGAATTAATTCAAGAAAACTTATCGAATTGGGCTCCTTTAATCGATGATAATAATTCTTTTGAGAAAGGAAGAGATTTAACGCCTACATTGTATGATGTAATTGTGCACGAGTATATTTCGTATTTAGATCATGGATTTAATTTTTCAATTTCTGATGAAAATGATAAAAAAGCCAATCAATACAATCAAGAATTAGCTGAGTTTAATATTCAGAAAGGCGAGTTTAACGCTTTCTTATATAATCAACATGAGCAATTAGTAAGATTAGAAAGCTCGATTACTCAAGAGGAATTTAATAAAGAAATCAATCAACTTGCTTCAATTTATGAAAAAGATGCTTGGTATAGTGCTGTTATTTATTCTGCTATTGTAGAGCGATTAATGCACGAGGACGAACTAAAAAAAGGTAGTTACAATAAGATTTTTGAGATTGAACAAAAATTAAAAAAATTATACCCAAATTCAGATCAAACAAAATATGTATTAGCACAGGCCGATAAAATCAGAGCGAAAGAATTTAGAATTAATTCAGAGCAATATTTACTTCCAAATGAAAATATTCCTGTCAATATTTTTCATAAAAATGTTGATCAACTTTATGTTCGAGTTTATAAATACAAAACAAGTTTTTATGAAAAAGATGCAATTCATCTTGAGTCGTATCATTCATCAACTTTAAAAAATGTAGAAAAATATCTAAAAGGTTTAACGCCTGTAGACGAATATACAATTGATATTAAATCTTTTGACGATTATCAAACACACTCTTCGGTTTATAAATTAAATCCTTTGGCTTCAGGAAATTATATTGTTTTAATTTCTACGGATAAATTATTTGATGTCAATAAAAAGGATGAGACAAAATTTATGTTACTGTCAGCGTCTAATTATATGATAAATTCTATTCAGAATAAGTTTTATGTCTTGGATAGAAAATCGGGAAAACCTATAAAAAATCAAGAGATTGAATATGTAAATTTGAATAACTCATCAAATCAACCAAATAAAATAATTACAGATGATTTAGGAAGAGTTAAAATTGATGGATATAATCAATATCACAATTTAAAAGTAAAGGTTAAAGGCGATGATCTTATTTACAATTTTTACTTGTACAACAGTAATAACATAAAAGGAGATCAAGCAGTTAATACTGCAAAAATTCTTACAGATCGTGCGATTTATCGACCAAGTCAAACGATTTATTATAAATCAATTCTGTATAAGACCATTAACAAAGAAAGTGAAGTTATTCCAAATACACCGATTACGATCATTTTAAATGATGTAAATGGGAAGGAAGTCGCTAAAACAACAGGGCAAACGAACGAATTTGGTTCTTTTAATGGTAGTTTCCAAATTCCGGCAAGTGGTTTAACAGGTAATTTTCAAATTTATGTTTATTCCTCAGACCAATCAATAAGAGGAAATCAATGGGTTAGAGTAGAAGAATACAAGCGACCAAAATTTGAAGTTAAAGTTGATGATCAAAAAGGTATTTATAAAATAGATGATCTTATCGAAGTAACAGGAAAAGCAGAAGCATTTTCTGGAGCTTCTATCGATCAGGCAGTTGTTAAATATAACATCACACGTCAAGAATTATTTACTTATTGGCCATGGTACAGAAGTATTCCGTACGGACGATCTTACAAGGAAGTAATGGCGTTTGGCGAAATAAAAACCGATGCTGAAGGTAAATTCAATTTCAATTTTATTGCAAAACCAAAAGAACAGCGCAAAGATGTTGATCGTTTATACAACTATACGATTGAGGTTTCTGTGACAGATATTAATGGAGAAACACAATCAACAACATCAAATGTAAAAGTAGGTGATAAGCGACTAGTTCTTTCTTTTGATTTGAATGAGCGAATTACAATCAAAGATGTAGAATCATTTAATATTTCGATTAAAAATGTAAATGATGTAAAGCAAGAAGGGAAAGGAAAAGTTGAAGTATATCGTTTAAAATCGCCTGATCGTGTTTTAAAATCGAATAGTTGGGAAACGAGCTATAATTACTATACAGAAAAACAATTCAATCAGTTATTTCCAACTTATTCTTACGCTTCGAATGATATTCCTAAAAATTGGGAGCTCGGAGAAAAAATAGCTGAACACTCTTACGATACATCGATTTCGTCTAAGGTTAGTTTTAATAATTTAAAAAATTTAGAGGAAGGTTACTATGTAATCAAAGGTTTTGTAATGGATGGGAACGATAAAGTTGAAAATGAACAAATCGTTTTTATTGCTAATCCAAAAAAGCCAAATAAATATACTTTGATCACTGCAAGTACAGATAAATCGAGTTATAAAGTTGGAGAGGAAGTGAAAATAACTTTTCAATCTCCAATTAAAGATGTATTTGTATTTTATTCGATTAATGAAAATAATCAATCAATTCGTGAAGGAGTTTTAGATTTAAAACACGCTAAAACAGTAAAATTTAATGTTTCTAAAGAGCATTTAGGAGGCACTGCTTTAAGTTATTTTGTAGTTAATAATAATGATTTTAAAACTGATAAAGTTGATGTTGCTGTCCCAATGGAATCGAAAGATTTAAAGATAACAACTTCTGTTATTCGTGATAAATTAACTCCAGGTTCTTTAGAAAAATGGCAAATTAAAATTACTGGCGATCAAAAAGACAAATTTTCGTCTGAAGTTTTAGCTGCTATGTATGATGCTTCGTTGGACCAATTCGTAAAGCATTCATTAAATTTTAATCCAAATATTTATCGAACAAATTATGTAAGTAACTATTTCAGTCAAATGAATACAGGTATAAATTCTACATTCTCTAACTCGATTAATAGTATTTGGGATAATGAAATTGGTGGATTATATCATGCCCATGGATTAAACTTTAAAGTATTTAATTTTGGTTTCAACAGAAACTATATTTCTTATAATAGAGAAAATGTTTATCATGACGCTGTACTCACAGCTGGAGTTGCTATGAATAAAGCTGAAGTTTATCCTGAAGCGAAGAGTTTAAGGCAAAAAGATTATGCTGAGGCAAAGAAAGAAGATATTACTTTAAATGAAGTTTCAGTTGTAGATGAACCAAAGTTAGACCAAGTTCAAGCGCGTAAAGTTTTAAATGAAACTGCATTTTTCTATCCAAATTTAATGACAGATAAAGATGGAAATGTAATCATAGAATTTACGGCTCCGGAATCTTTAACGGAATGGAAATTTATGACATTAGCGCATACAAAAGATTTGAAAATTGGGTATCTAGAACAACGTGTAAAAACACAAAAAGAATTAATGGTTGTACCTAATGCTCCTCGTTTTTTAAGAGAAGGAGATCAAGTGGCAATTTCAACTAAGATTAATAATTTATCAGATAAAGTTTTAAATGGCTCGGCTAAATTAATGTTGTTTGATCCGTTTACAAATGAACCAATAGATTCAAAATTCAAACTAAATCAACCAACTCAGAATTTTAATGTAGCCAAAGGAAATTCAGATCAAGTAACTTGGATTTTAGATGTTCCTAAAAATATTCAAGCGGTTGTTTATCGTGTTGTCGCAGTTGCAGGAGATTTTTCTGATGGTGAAGAATCTGCATTACCGATTTTAACGAATCGTATGTTGGTTACAGAAACGATGCCGATTTATATCAAAGAAAATCAAAATAAAACATTCAATTTTAAAAATTTAGAACAAAATAAATCTGAAACATTAGATCATTTTAAATTAACTTTTGAAATGACAGTTAACCCAATTTGGAATGCAATTTTCGCGTTGCCTTATTTACGAGAATATCCGTATGAGTGTGCTGAACAAGTTTTCTCTCGTCTGTATGGAAATATGGTTTCTGAAAAAATTATCAATTCGAATCCAAAAATTAAAGCAGTTTTTGATCAATGGAATGCGAAAGGTGATTTAAAATCAAAACTTCAAGTAAATGAAGAGTTAAAAAATATCATTTTAGAAGAAACACCTTGGGTTCGTTCGGCTGAAAATGAAGAAACGCAAATGAAACAAATCGCGACTTTATTTCAGATGAATCAAATGCAAAACGAAATGAAATCGGCATTTGAAAAATTAAGTGCTAAACAACAAGCAAATGGTGCTTTTGCATGGTTTGAAGGTGGAAATCCTAATGAATATATTACAACTCATATTGTTGCTGGATTTGGGAATTTGAAGAAAATGAATGTGAATTTCAATTCGATGGGTATTCAACCAATTAATTTAGTTGGAAATGCGATTCAGTATATGGATCAAGAAAATTTGAAACGCTACAACGAATTTAAAAAGGATTTAAAATCATTTAAGAATATTATTTATTCAGACGGAATTCATTATTTATATGCTCGTTCGTTTTTCTTAGATCAATTTCCGATGGATAAAAATTTAGAAGAAATGAAAAATGTGATGTTAAAAAATCTGAATGAGAAAAAGTTAGATTTATCATTACAGCAAAAAGCAATTGCTGCATTGGTTCTTAAACGTTTTGGAATGGAATCAGCTGCTAAACAGGTACTAATTTCAACAAGAGAAACGGCAGTTCTTTCGGACGAAATGGGAATGTATTGGAAAAATAATCAACCAGGTTGGTTTTGGTATAACGCACCTGTGGAAACACAAGCAATGTTGATTGAAGCGTATGATGAGGTTTTAAATGACGTAAAATCAGTTGAAGAAATGAAAGTTTGGTTAATAAAAAATAAACAAACGAACCAATGGAATTCGACTAAAGCTACAACGAAAGCTGTTTATGCATTAATGAATACAGGTAAATCGTGGATAGATGCTGAAAAAGGAATAAATGTTAAAATAGGTAATGAAAACTTCGACATTGAAAAGAATTCACAAGCAGGTTCGGGTTATGTAAAAACGATTTGGAATTCAGACGAAATAAAACCAGAATTAGGTAAAGTTGAGGTTTCTAAAACGTCGCCAGGTGTAGCTTATGGAGCAATGTATTGGCAATATTTTGAAGATTTAGATCAAATAAAATCTGCTGAAACAGGAATCAAATTCAATAAAAAATTATATGTAAAATCAAATTCTGCGAATGGTCCAGTTTTACGAGAAATTACATCTCAAACTCCAATAAAAATAGGTGATGTTGTGACGGTTCGTTTAGAAATTTCAATTGATCGAAATATGGAATTTGTTCACATTAAAGATATGAGAGCGAGTGGTTTTGAACCTGTAAATGTTTTATCTGGTTACAAATGGAAAGGTGAATTTGGTTATTATGAAAGCACGAGAGATGCTTCTACAAATTTCTTTGCCGATTTTATGCGCAAAGGAACATATGTTTTTGAATATGATTTAAAAGCAAATAATGCAGGTAATTTTTCGAACGGTATTACTTCAATGCAAAATATGTATGCACCAGAATTAAGTGCGCAAAGTGAAGGAATACGTGTGGAAATTAAAAATTAA
- a CDS encoding LytR/AlgR family response regulator transcription factor, giving the protein MKAIIIDDENRARISLEMMLKEFCPEVEIISSCENLNEGIQAINKQKPDIVFLDIEMPNFSGLDIDKFFDINKIDFFLVFTTAYEEYALKAFKLNAFDYLLKPINHEDLINTVERIKLKQTTQIIPQTNAPIEKIAVPTANNLLFIETKNIIYIKGEGAYSDLILKDKKNILVSKNLKNFEEVLGSDSRFIRVQKSYIVNFDYIVSVSKTNGGTLHLINDIQIPIATDKIQSILDKIIILKK; this is encoded by the coding sequence ATGAAAGCGATAATAATTGATGATGAAAACCGAGCTAGAATTTCTTTAGAAATGATGCTGAAAGAATTTTGTCCTGAAGTGGAAATTATTTCATCTTGCGAGAATTTAAATGAAGGAATACAAGCTATAAATAAACAAAAACCGGATATTGTTTTTCTTGATATTGAAATGCCAAATTTTAGCGGTTTAGATATTGATAAATTCTTTGATATCAATAAAATTGATTTCTTTCTTGTGTTTACAACAGCGTATGAAGAATATGCCTTAAAAGCATTTAAATTAAACGCTTTTGATTATTTATTAAAGCCAATTAATCACGAAGATTTAATCAATACAGTTGAAAGGATTAAACTAAAACAAACCACACAAATAATTCCTCAAACCAACGCACCAATTGAAAAAATTGCTGTTCCTACGGCAAATAACTTGCTGTTTATAGAAACTAAAAACATCATTTATATTAAAGGAGAGGGCGCTTATTCTGACCTTATTTTAAAAGATAAAAAGAACATTTTGGTCAGTAAAAATTTAAAGAATTTTGAAGAAGTTTTAGGTTCAGATTCTCGCTTTATCAGAGTTCAAAAATCCTATATTGTCAATTTTGATTATATTGTTTCTGTAAGTAAAACAAACGGTGGAACGCTGCATTTAATTAATGACATACAAATACCAATTGCTACGGACAAAATCCAATCTATTTTAGATAAAATTATAATCCTTAAAAAATAA